The Octopus bimaculoides isolate UCB-OBI-ISO-001 chromosome 17, ASM119413v2, whole genome shotgun sequence genome includes the window CGAGCTGGAATTTGTGATTGACTAATGTGAGGCACCTGAACCTGCGGACTTTTCCGTTCTTGTTTCTGAGTTGGGAGAGATGGTAGTTTGAGAATATTATTCGGAGAAGAACTACTATAagtctgctgttgctgttgttgctgctgctgctgctgctgctggttccGCGATTCCATACCAGCTTTATTTCCTTGAGTCATAATCCATTGATTATTGAGAGGTTGAGTTATGATATTCTGATCAAGAACACCTGAGTTTTGCTGAAGGTTTGCCATGTTCATGCCATACGATGGCGTTCCTGGGGCAGAGTTTCCTGAGATTGCTGGTAAAGTGGCATTATTGCTTTGGTTAAAATTCTGGTTTGCAGCATTCCATCGCTGTATTTGAGCCATACTTGCTTGCATTGCAGCAGGTGAATTGTTGGTACTATTGTTACCTGACATTGCCATAATTTGTTCAGCAGAATAGGTCATTCCCTGATTAAGGTTATTGCCAAGATAGTTCTGGCCCATACCATACACCTGTCCTTGTGCACTGTTATTCTGTGAGGAGCATGTATTTGATGTTTGGTGGTTTGTATTTTGATTGGTCATATAATGCTGTGATGGAGCATGCATGGGAGAGACGTTCACATCTCTGCCATTaccgttactattattattattgttgctattagcAATGTTAGCCATCTCATTGCCTTCACCTGTACCACCACTTATATAACCGTTGCTAAGAGGAAATATGGAATAAACACCATAACGTTCATTCAAGAACTTCTGCATGTCATCTGGAATGATGATGTCTTCATTATCTTCGAGCATATTCTCTTCCAATAATGCTTCGTTATCAACGGTATCCATGGCAACGCCAATACCACTCTCCTGGTCCTCAGCAATACTATAATCTGTTGCAATGCTACTTCGAGAAGAATTAAACGTGTTCATGGAGTCTGTCTTACTCAACAGGCTCTTCATGTTATTCGGTATTGGAAGGGGCCGCATCATATTTAAACTGTGGAACCTTTGCAGTGACTTCAGTGCAGCAAAATTGGGATCTGCAGTACGGACAGGGTCACTTGCTCTTCTGATTTCTCGGTTAGGTATTTCATGAGGCAAAGGTGTTCGAGCAGGTGTGCTTGTTCTAGCTCCATCATTCTCCCGTCTTGTGGCAAAGAACCTTGCCAACCTCtcattttggtatttattcttcAGGCTGCTGCTGTTCATTAGATTTGTCTGGCTCCCAAGAGATGCTTTCTGAAGCTGTGCCGTCATGTTACCAATGTTACTGCACTCACCACTCGACCGACGAGAACTCATTGGCAGGTTCCCAGTGATGTCGTACTCGTAAGGAGAATTTGTGATGCTGAGGTGAGTAGAAAGCTGTGAAGAGTCACTTGACCTCCGACTAGAAAACTGGCTGCCCACACTTCCATAGGGATATGGGCTGTTTTCAGAGCGCATGCTGCTCATGTACGAACTTGTACTGCTTGTGTTGCTGTCTCTGCGAACTGCTGGGTTACCCAAAGTGTTATAAAGTTCTTGACGACCTGAAAaagaagagtaaaatataaaataatattagataatcaatatttttaaaataatgacatctcaacatatacacatgtgcgtgcgtgtgtgtgtgtgtgtgtgtgtggagtcagTGTCTTAGTCAAAGAACTGGaaccaataagaaaataaaaattaaaaatattttaaatatcaattacCTGTTAGGTCAGCTATCCTTTTGTGTTGTGGATTATTCTTAATCTGtggtattttatttgataaatCAGATATCGTCAGCTGCGTGTGACCATTACATCGACGGTTAACTGggaaaaacgacaacaacaatgataattagggcagcagcaaaaatatcacacaggcacacagatatgcatgcatatgtgtgtgcgtgtgtgttagtgtatgtaatgaaattattgtatataatgctcaggtgcaccacaactcatcagaaaaagcagccaaaagtGCAAATAAACAACACATAGAATAATGTATGGGA containing:
- the LOC106880533 gene encoding putative mediator of RNA polymerase II transcription subunit 26, coding for MDSTSSAISRMLEDTVLFESGMLAKTVTAFETATLYASSIEGLIRSSPMDTMSSSTGPSHQLSPDSSPEVNVTCSTDHHNDLIEDHITGGQQITSTVNTDALEEEADIPDVDEVDIPWQNTLVTRTNRLNTARNINSKLKGRVLNKTPAMSILPELPNAMNNVNRRCNGHTQLTISDLSNKIPQIKNNPQHKRIADLTGRQELYNTLGNPAVRRDSNTSSTSSYMSSMRSENSPYPYGSVGSQFSSRRSSDSSQLSTHLSITNSPYEYDITGNLPMSSRRSSGECSNIGNMTAQLQKASLGSQTNLMNSSSLKNKYQNERLARFFATRRENDGARTSTPARTPLPHEIPNREIRRASDPVRTADPNFAALKSLQRFHSLNMMRPLPIPNNMKSLLSKTDSMNTFNSSRSSIATDYSIAEDQESGIGVAMDTVDNEALLEENMLEDNEDIIIPDDMQKFLNERYGVYSIFPLSNGYISGGTGEGNEMANIANSNNNNNSNGNGRDVNVSPMHAPSQHYMTNQNTNHQTSNTCSSQNNSAQGQVYGMGQNYLGNNLNQGMTYSAEQIMAMSGNNSTNNSPAAMQASMAQIQRWNAANQNFNQSNNATLPAISGNSAPGTPSYGMNMANLQQNSGVLDQNIITQPLNNQWIMTQGNKAGMESRNQQQQQQQQQQQQQTYSSSSPNNILKLPSLPTQKQERKSPQVQVPHISQSQIPARAKAINRSQHVRQQQQLQQQQQMLSNNRSSVPPQQQGMYNTSNPYNQPLPNVHSNLYVQQQQQASNATGCLQPHPPPGPPPPGNYAPSTNLMSPSTQQQIAPVVPSTVMYNQGQTNQSVSALLGRPSCQLGSEQVQNSFPSTLEMSPGCNQVTSSTDKARNPSEPPIEDFMDNINSISTENLIDNITSLSAENNNRHLLCSPSNLPNSRMSQASRYTNMSLLSTDNMVVNDMSSVLTQLAEENKFLHMRP